From Rhizobium favelukesii, the proteins below share one genomic window:
- a CDS encoding DUF5309 domain-containing protein, whose product MAALANTFLTSAAKGNREQLSDVVSRITPEDTPVLTEIGSESVMGSHPEWETIDLAAPAANVQAEGDEYSFNASTPAVRVGNYTQIMRKTGIVSGTQDAVDNAGRAEQLKYQKLMRGLELKKDVEFSIVSNVASVGGTSRVSGGLPSWATTNVSRGATGANGGYSSGTGLTVAATDGTQRAFTQALLDTTMGLGFNSGANFKIASVSPYVKSVFVTFMSNSNVATFRYAVDSGKNNTVVSNADYYEGPFGRIKVMPNRVQAVSAGVARNAFLLDSEMLSWLWLRKISSDPDVAKTGDAEKFVLIGEGCLKVKNEKGIGVVADLFGLTAST is encoded by the coding sequence ATGGCAGCACTTGCCAATACCTTCCTCACGAGCGCCGCCAAGGGCAACCGTGAGCAGCTTTCGGACGTTGTCTCCCGTATTACGCCCGAAGACACACCGGTCCTTACGGAAATCGGCTCCGAAAGCGTCATGGGCTCCCACCCGGAGTGGGAAACCATCGACCTTGCCGCACCCGCCGCGAACGTCCAGGCTGAAGGCGACGAATATTCGTTCAACGCCTCTACCCCCGCCGTCCGCGTCGGCAACTACACCCAGATCATGCGAAAGACCGGCATCGTCTCGGGCACGCAGGATGCGGTGGACAACGCTGGCCGCGCTGAGCAACTGAAGTATCAGAAGCTGATGCGCGGTCTCGAACTCAAAAAGGACGTCGAGTTCTCGATCGTCTCCAACGTCGCATCGGTCGGTGGCACAAGCCGTGTTTCCGGTGGCCTGCCATCGTGGGCAACCACGAACGTTTCCCGCGGCGCGACTGGCGCCAACGGCGGCTACAGCTCGGGCACGGGTCTGACGGTCGCAGCAACGGATGGCACCCAGCGTGCCTTCACGCAGGCGCTTCTTGATACCACCATGGGTCTCGGGTTCAACAGCGGCGCAAACTTCAAGATTGCGTCTGTTTCGCCATACGTGAAGTCCGTGTTCGTTACGTTCATGTCTAACTCCAACGTCGCGACATTCCGCTACGCAGTGGATAGCGGCAAGAACAACACGGTGGTTTCGAACGCCGACTACTACGAGGGTCCGTTTGGCCGCATCAAGGTCATGCCGAACCGCGTACAGGCCGTCAGTGCAGGCGTTGCGAGGAATGCGTTCCTCCTGGATTCGGAGATGTTGTCGTGGCTCTGGCTGCGCAAGATCAGCTCCGACCCGGATGTCGCGAAGACCGGCGATGCTGAGAAGTTCGTTCTGATCGGCGAAGGCTGCCTCAAGGTGAAGAACGAGAAGGGTATCGGCGTCGTTGCCGACCTCTTCGGCCTGACAGCTTCCACGTAA
- a CDS encoding phage adaptor protein: protein MAVFAGYVDLRIAVADHVGNRNISDVMSRLTQAAEAWLNQKLRAREQITMDTVTFTSGVGALPADYLEMIALYDTSGRYPLTQGTLQEVKRVNSPYWRYAIDGSSVYLYGVTGSRNIEYYASLPTISASATGSNWLLQKYPNVYLYAVGLEAAKFLRDAELTQATAALLQGAMNDLKIDDERAQWGNGAVRLQMQTP from the coding sequence ATGGCCGTTTTCGCAGGATACGTCGATCTCCGAATTGCTGTGGCTGATCACGTCGGCAATCGCAACATTTCGGATGTGATGAGCCGTCTCACGCAGGCCGCTGAAGCTTGGCTGAACCAGAAACTGCGCGCTCGTGAGCAGATCACCATGGACACGGTGACTTTCACCAGCGGTGTTGGGGCTCTCCCCGCCGACTATCTGGAAATGATCGCCCTCTATGACACCAGCGGACGCTATCCTCTGACGCAGGGAACATTGCAGGAGGTCAAGCGGGTTAATTCTCCCTATTGGCGATATGCGATCGACGGGTCGAGCGTCTATCTGTACGGCGTGACCGGAAGCCGCAATATTGAATATTACGCCTCGCTGCCGACGATTTCGGCCAGCGCGACCGGCTCCAACTGGCTCCTGCAGAAATACCCGAACGTCTACCTCTACGCCGTCGGTCTCGAAGCCGCGAAGTTCCTTCGTGATGCCGAACTGACACAGGCAACCGCTGCGCTCCTACAGGGCGCGATGAACGACCTCAAGATCGACGACGAACGCGCCCAATGGGGCAATGGTGCCGTCCGTCTGCAGATGCAAACGCCATGA
- a CDS encoding tail fiber domain-containing protein: protein MGKPKAPAAPDPAKTAAAQTGTNVTTALANAQLGNVNQYGPDGSVTYSQNGGTTFTDPTSGAKYFIPQYTQTTSLSPQQQAIKNQSDAASLNLGSIANQQSNFLKDYLAKPVNLDTQATEARTMDLANQRLAPLIAKRDEDLRTRLANQGIKAGSDAYKNELNTFNQGTNDAYNSLILNGHQQAVQDILTQRNQPLNEISALMSGSQVGMPQFGAGTNQPSLPTVDYSGLVEQNYQNQLGAYNTQMQQRNGILGGLFGLGGKLIGLSDKRSKEDIHEVGEMAGHKLYSFKYKKGKGDGKHHVGVMAQEVEKKRPDAVSRRPDGMKQVDYGKLFGASK, encoded by the coding sequence GTGGGGAAACCGAAGGCGCCAGCCGCTCCAGATCCAGCGAAAACCGCCGCAGCGCAGACCGGCACGAACGTCACCACTGCGCTTGCTAACGCGCAACTCGGCAACGTCAACCAATACGGCCCTGACGGCAGCGTAACCTATTCGCAGAATGGCGGAACGACGTTCACGGACCCGACGTCTGGCGCTAAGTATTTCATCCCGCAGTATACGCAGACGACGTCATTATCTCCGCAGCAGCAGGCGATCAAGAACCAGTCTGACGCGGCAAGCCTGAACCTCGGATCGATCGCCAACCAGCAGTCCAACTTCCTGAAGGACTATCTGGCGAAGCCGGTCAACCTCGATACGCAGGCCACTGAAGCGCGAACGATGGATCTGGCCAATCAGCGCCTCGCGCCTCTGATCGCAAAACGGGATGAGGATCTGCGCACACGTCTCGCCAATCAAGGTATTAAGGCCGGTTCTGACGCCTACAAGAACGAACTGAACACTTTCAACCAGGGCACCAACGACGCGTACAACTCACTAATCCTCAATGGCCACCAGCAGGCGGTTCAGGACATCCTGACGCAGCGCAACCAGCCACTCAACGAGATTTCCGCACTCATGTCTGGCTCGCAGGTTGGCATGCCGCAGTTCGGTGCCGGCACGAACCAGCCGAGCCTTCCGACCGTCGATTATTCCGGCCTCGTTGAGCAGAACTACCAGAACCAGTTGGGCGCCTACAACACGCAGATGCAGCAGCGTAATGGCATCCTCGGGGGTCTGTTTGGCCTCGGCGGCAAGCTTATCGGCCTGTCTGACAAACGCTCAAAGGAAGACATTCACGAGGTAGGCGAGATGGCTGGGCATAAATTATACTCCTTCAAATACAAGAAGGGCAAAGGCGACGGCAAGCATCACGTCGGCGTCATGGCCCAAGAGGTCGAGAAGAAGCGCCCGGATGCGGTCTCTCGCCGCCCTGATGGCATGAAACAGGTCGATTACGGCAAGCTATTCGGAGCATCCAAATAA